The following are encoded in a window of Gramella sp. MT6 genomic DNA:
- a CDS encoding TonB-dependent receptor: MNVKLFLASVFLLVFSGLSYAQQTKTISGTVISANEVPLPGAEVKVNGKDIFDVTDFDGNFTLENVEVGDVFTVTFLGFSDKEIEVTTSSDYSVVLEEDAGQLDEVVVVGYGTQKKRDLTGAIASLDSEELEKTPAANVMQSLQGKVSGVQIVSAGSPGDSPTVRIRGLGTFQDDATNVLYVVDGTLYDNIDFLNTKDIKSVNVLKDASSSAIYGVRAANGVVIIETKSGRKNQKPQIEYDGYTGIQRAQNVVKMANSEQFVTMALESGSAADEQFVNNAIQRYGRSRINPNIPDVNTDWYEEVLRDGIIQNHSIGVSGGAEKVTYSIGTNYFAQEGILDMKNEYERFNMRSKVDVDISDRFKSGVNVIFSNATKYAPENAAWFKSYFAVPIMPVIDPLNTEASPIQYSNAQILGYRGTQNPFTDMTYNEDRLKIRKMLATIYFQYEIIPEKLDFKTTYSHNLSALEERYVDLPYLLGNNVERRSSIRRENNTFSNQYWDNILTYNDQFGDHDLTVMAGSSYRDEAANEFEATGQDIAGIRLESSWYLDFADPESFNNNVSEIGRRYYGLSYFGRIAYNFKDKYLLYGTFRADGSSKFTKDPWGYFPSIGAGWVISEENFMENNGVFDFLKLRAGWGKLGNDNVAASDGSNTIEVITAALGDEPRSGITSTSIFSDNTWEIIEELNFGINMEMFDNRLSLDADYYIRDTEDAILPVFIPIINRSVDQNSGVIRNQGLELNLNWNQQVSDDFSYSIGANFTTLENEALEIEDERGYIDSGSAEFRQRTQEGGPLFAFYGYERIGVYQNQAQIDADPVAVENNLVPGDLIYRDQNGDGVIDDSDRVILGSFLPDFTFGGNIGINYKAFDMTMSFYGQTGNKILNRKRGEIIFTQDTNIDADLAINRWHGEGTSNTYPSSAGLRKAWNQRLSNFWVEDGDFFRIQNIQVGYTIQSEALPQTRVYFTAERPFTFFDYNGFDPEVPNGVDRQTYPIPSVYTVGLNIKI, translated from the coding sequence ATGAATGTAAAACTATTCTTGGCTAGTGTATTCTTATTAGTCTTCTCAGGACTATCCTATGCACAGCAAACCAAAACTATTAGTGGTACTGTAATTAGTGCCAATGAGGTACCCCTACCAGGAGCAGAAGTGAAAGTTAATGGTAAGGATATCTTTGACGTGACCGATTTTGATGGAAATTTTACTTTGGAAAATGTTGAAGTCGGAGATGTATTTACGGTAACTTTTCTGGGATTCTCTGATAAGGAGATAGAAGTGACCACTAGTTCAGATTATTCTGTAGTCCTTGAGGAAGATGCGGGACAATTAGATGAAGTGGTCGTTGTTGGTTATGGTACACAGAAAAAAAGAGATCTAACCGGTGCCATTGCTTCCCTTGATTCTGAAGAACTGGAAAAAACCCCTGCGGCTAACGTCATGCAAAGCCTTCAGGGTAAAGTTTCAGGTGTCCAGATCGTGAGTGCAGGATCTCCTGGAGATTCACCAACAGTTAGAATTAGAGGTCTTGGAACTTTCCAGGATGATGCGACGAATGTATTATATGTAGTAGATGGTACTTTATATGACAATATTGATTTCCTGAACACCAAGGATATTAAATCTGTAAATGTTCTAAAAGATGCCTCATCTTCTGCTATTTATGGTGTACGTGCAGCAAATGGGGTAGTGATCATCGAAACTAAATCTGGACGAAAGAATCAGAAACCTCAAATAGAATATGATGGTTATACTGGGATTCAGAGAGCTCAGAATGTTGTAAAAATGGCCAATTCAGAACAATTTGTTACTATGGCTCTTGAATCTGGTTCAGCTGCAGATGAGCAATTTGTGAACAATGCTATTCAGCGTTATGGACGTAGCCGGATAAATCCTAATATTCCAGATGTTAATACAGACTGGTATGAAGAAGTTCTAAGAGATGGTATTATCCAGAACCATAGTATAGGAGTTTCCGGTGGTGCAGAAAAGGTTACTTACTCAATAGGTACTAACTATTTTGCCCAGGAAGGTATTCTGGATATGAAGAATGAGTATGAGAGATTTAATATGCGTTCTAAAGTAGACGTAGATATTTCAGATCGTTTTAAATCTGGTGTGAATGTTATTTTCAGTAATGCAACTAAGTATGCACCTGAGAATGCTGCGTGGTTTAAATCTTACTTCGCGGTTCCGATCATGCCGGTAATAGATCCTTTAAATACAGAGGCTTCTCCAATTCAATATTCTAATGCCCAGATTTTAGGATATCGTGGTACTCAGAATCCTTTTACAGATATGACCTATAATGAGGACCGTCTGAAAATCAGAAAAATGCTGGCAACCATTTATTTTCAATATGAAATAATTCCGGAAAAGCTTGACTTTAAGACTACTTATAGTCATAACCTTTCTGCTTTAGAAGAAAGATATGTTGATCTTCCCTACTTACTAGGGAATAACGTCGAAAGAAGGTCAAGTATTAGGAGAGAAAATAATACCTTCTCGAACCAGTACTGGGATAATATCCTGACTTATAACGACCAGTTTGGAGACCATGATCTTACCGTGATGGCGGGATCATCTTATAGGGATGAAGCTGCCAATGAGTTCGAGGCAACTGGACAGGATATCGCCGGGATCAGACTTGAATCAAGCTGGTACCTGGATTTTGCAGATCCTGAATCATTCAATAATAATGTATCAGAAATTGGAAGAAGGTATTATGGTCTTTCTTATTTTGGAAGGATTGCATATAACTTCAAGGATAAATACCTGTTGTATGGTACTTTTAGAGCAGATGGTTCTTCAAAGTTTACCAAGGACCCATGGGGTTACTTCCCTTCAATAGGTGCAGGTTGGGTTATAAGTGAAGAAAATTTCATGGAAAATAATGGAGTTTTCGATTTCCTTAAGTTGAGAGCCGGATGGGGTAAATTAGGTAATGATAACGTAGCAGCCAGTGATGGTTCTAACACCATTGAGGTAATTACTGCTGCTTTAGGAGATGAGCCAAGGAGTGGTATCACCTCTACCAGTATATTTTCAGATAATACCTGGGAGATTATCGAAGAATTGAACTTCGGTATAAACATGGAAATGTTTGATAACAGACTTTCTCTTGATGCCGATTATTATATTAGAGATACTGAAGATGCCATTCTACCTGTATTTATTCCTATTATTAATAGAAGTGTAGACCAGAATTCGGGAGTTATTCGTAACCAGGGATTAGAGTTGAATCTTAACTGGAACCAACAGGTTTCAGATGACTTCAGCTATTCTATTGGAGCAAACTTTACCACTTTAGAAAATGAAGCTTTAGAAATTGAAGATGAGAGAGGTTATATCGACTCTGGTAGTGCTGAATTTCGTCAAAGAACCCAGGAAGGTGGCCCACTTTTTGCGTTTTATGGGTATGAAAGGATAGGAGTTTATCAAAATCAGGCACAGATCGATGCAGATCCTGTAGCCGTAGAAAATAACCTTGTACCAGGAGACCTTATTTATAGGGATCAAAACGGAGATGGAGTTATAGATGACTCAGACCGTGTAATTCTTGGATCTTTCCTACCTGATTTCACTTTTGGTGGGAATATAGGTATTAACTACAAAGCTTTTGATATGACCATGAGTTTTTATGGTCAGACCGGAAATAAGATCCTGAATAGAAAAAGAGGAGAGATCATCTTTACTCAGGATACCAATATAGATGCAGATCTTGCTATAAACAGATGGCACGGGGAAGGTACAAGTAACACTTATCCTTCGTCTGCAGGCTTACGTAAAGCCTGGAACCAACGTTTAAGTAACTTCTGGGTAGAGGATGGAGATTTCTTTAGAATTCAGAATATCCAGGTAGGATATACTATTCAATCTGAAGCTCTTCCGCAAACCAGAGTTTATTTTACTGCAGAGAGACCATTTACCTTCTTTGATTATAATGGTTTTGATCCTGAAGTACCGAATGGAGTAGATAGACAAACTTATCCAATTCCATCTGTGTACACCGTAGGACTTAATATTAAAATTTAA
- a CDS encoding LuxR C-terminal-related transcriptional regulator, with the protein MGLLVGKTYSQELVPPIQNYSPSDYSAASQNWDIAVDERGVIYSANNQGLLVFDGINWELFPLESQSIIRSVYPHNDRIYTGSYQEFGYWDTAHNGEMKYNSLTPLMQEYNMQSDEFWEIIAHQDAIYFRSFGAVYKYENDRITKVEDLVTTALGTFKDRLIYAPRMQGLAYLDNDGISRPLEGDLKILEGVSIIDIEAYKDTLFIAGKESLYVYYDKKVKKITGQKLNELLNRSELNHILPISSTEIILGTIKDGIVQYDLENHSFHIYNRTSGLQNNTVLGMAYFNEKLWLALDKGVDIVELKAPVSFYTDSSGELGAVYDLLNYNGDYFLASNTGVYSFSESELELIENAEDHTWNLEAIDGVLYANHNTGIYEISNNRFLPIDTRTGSFSIDKIEGLQNKYLISNYTGISLYNRDDGNIRELEGINFPVKDIVFENNKTFWAAHPYEGIYKVTHDNFSDLKIEKIRSLGEKSNYNPKIYKLNNQVVAYVNDHWYKYNPFQDDFENFDDLKEFNGSELIYKGPEYYVFVDGDSGHIILTDLNDERIVVGPKELDQRLVKSNENFIRENDSVFYVTLNDGFARVNLNKLRDISGDKWISKPFLKEFAGDNKNYSLSGSPLIPFNSSKNIKVRVGLPVSSATELIYSLEGEETITGQVNSGLLTFRNLEHGDYNLRLNAKGSGNNKETIATYNFSISPPWYLSLPMKFVYILIGLSIFFLVYWLNKQKLKKHQLQLEAKFEKEHAERLNRIEKERLMNEIDLKRKELANTTMMAAKKNEVLMEIQGELNKDKNKFSNQFRLKHIMTKINNAVKNKDEWKVFETNFNEVHEDFFKDVLEKYPKLTSKDLKLCSYLKMNLTSKEIAPLMGISVRGVEVHRYRLRKKMDLDSDVNLTKFLIKNF; encoded by the coding sequence ATGGGTTTACTTGTAGGTAAGACTTATTCTCAGGAGCTTGTACCACCTATACAGAATTATTCACCTTCAGATTACTCTGCAGCTAGTCAAAACTGGGATATTGCGGTAGATGAAAGGGGAGTTATATATAGTGCGAATAACCAGGGCTTACTTGTTTTTGACGGAATCAACTGGGAGTTATTTCCATTGGAGAGTCAATCCATCATCAGATCTGTTTACCCTCATAATGACAGAATTTACACAGGGTCTTACCAGGAATTTGGGTATTGGGATACCGCACACAATGGGGAAATGAAGTATAATTCCCTTACTCCCTTGATGCAGGAATATAATATGCAAAGTGATGAATTCTGGGAGATTATTGCTCATCAAGATGCTATATATTTCAGGTCATTTGGTGCTGTATATAAGTATGAGAATGATAGGATCACGAAAGTTGAGGATCTTGTAACAACCGCATTAGGAACATTCAAAGATAGATTGATCTATGCTCCAAGGATGCAGGGGTTAGCTTACTTGGACAATGATGGAATAAGCAGACCATTAGAAGGGGATCTTAAAATATTAGAGGGTGTTAGTATAATAGATATTGAAGCATATAAAGATACTTTGTTTATTGCCGGTAAGGAATCGCTGTATGTTTATTATGACAAAAAAGTAAAAAAGATCACCGGTCAAAAATTGAATGAACTTCTTAATAGGTCTGAACTAAATCATATACTTCCCATAAGTTCTACTGAAATTATTTTAGGAACCATTAAAGATGGAATCGTTCAATATGATCTGGAGAATCATAGTTTCCACATCTATAATCGTACTTCAGGCCTACAGAATAATACGGTCTTGGGTATGGCCTATTTTAATGAAAAGCTCTGGCTTGCCCTGGATAAGGGTGTCGATATTGTTGAACTTAAGGCTCCTGTAAGTTTTTATACAGATAGCTCAGGGGAGCTGGGCGCTGTTTATGACCTATTGAATTATAATGGCGATTATTTTTTAGCAAGTAATACCGGAGTGTATAGTTTTTCAGAGTCAGAGCTGGAATTAATTGAGAACGCCGAGGATCATACCTGGAATCTCGAAGCTATAGATGGAGTTCTATACGCTAATCATAATACGGGAATTTATGAGATATCAAATAACAGGTTTTTACCAATTGATACCCGTACCGGTAGTTTCTCTATAGACAAGATAGAAGGCCTCCAGAACAAGTATTTGATTTCTAATTATACTGGAATTAGTCTATATAACAGGGATGATGGCAATATCCGGGAACTGGAAGGAATTAATTTTCCTGTTAAGGATATAGTTTTCGAGAATAATAAAACCTTCTGGGCAGCTCATCCTTACGAGGGTATTTATAAGGTTACTCATGATAATTTTTCTGATCTAAAGATCGAAAAGATTCGATCACTAGGTGAAAAGTCTAATTATAATCCCAAGATCTACAAATTAAATAATCAGGTTGTAGCATATGTAAATGATCATTGGTATAAATATAATCCGTTTCAGGATGATTTTGAAAACTTTGATGACCTTAAGGAATTTAATGGTTCAGAGCTTATCTATAAAGGACCAGAATATTATGTGTTTGTGGACGGGGATAGCGGTCACATCATTCTTACAGATCTTAATGATGAGAGAATTGTTGTAGGGCCTAAGGAACTGGATCAAAGACTGGTTAAATCTAATGAAAACTTTATCCGGGAAAACGATTCCGTCTTTTATGTTACTTTAAATGATGGTTTTGCCAGGGTGAATTTGAATAAACTGCGTGATATTAGTGGCGATAAATGGATAAGTAAACCTTTTCTTAAAGAATTCGCAGGTGATAATAAGAATTACTCTTTATCTGGTTCACCGCTTATTCCTTTTAATTCATCTAAGAATATAAAAGTTAGAGTTGGCTTGCCGGTTTCAAGCGCCACAGAATTAATTTATTCACTGGAAGGCGAGGAAACTATTACGGGCCAGGTGAATTCCGGGCTCCTTACCTTCAGAAACCTGGAACATGGAGATTATAATTTGAGGCTTAATGCGAAGGGAAGTGGGAATAATAAAGAAACGATTGCTACTTATAATTTTTCTATTTCTCCACCATGGTATCTTTCCCTACCTATGAAGTTTGTATATATTTTAATTGGGCTCTCTATCTTTTTCCTGGTCTATTGGTTGAATAAACAAAAACTTAAAAAGCACCAACTGCAATTGGAAGCCAAATTTGAAAAAGAACATGCCGAAAGATTGAATCGTATAGAAAAGGAAAGGTTAATGAATGAAATTGATCTTAAAAGAAAGGAACTTGCCAATACCACTATGATGGCGGCAAAGAAAAATGAGGTCCTAATGGAAATTCAAGGTGAATTGAATAAGGATAAGAATAAATTTTCCAATCAGTTCCGTTTGAAGCATATCATGACCAAGATCAATAATGCGGTAAAGAACAAGGACGAATGGAAGGTTTTCGAAACGAATTTTAATGAGGTGCACGAAGATTTCTTTAAAGATGTGCTGGAGAAATATCCAAAATTAACCAGTAAGGATCTTAAACTCTGTTCTTATTTAAAGATGAATTTAACCTCCAAAGAGATCGCTCCACTTATGGGGATTTCGGTAAGAGGGGTAGAGGTACATCGTTATAGATTAAGAAAGAAGATGGACCTGGACAGTGATGTGAATTTGACAAAATTTTTAATTAAGAATTTTTGA
- a CDS encoding sulfatase yields the protein MDKISIPSILLGLILLIFPTIISCGNKKEEDSEKIDKPQKPNIVFIMSDDHAAQAISAYGHPVSQLAPTPNIDRIANNGAKFLNNFCTNSICGPSRAVILTGKFSHINGFRMNGEIFDGSQPTLPKFLKKAGYQTAIVGKWHLHGRPQGFDYWNILNDQGNYYNPEFIHQNDTTIVNGYATDIITDMGIDWMETKRKKDEPFFLMVHHKAPHRNWMPPIKHINTYDSTTFPLPETYFSKHEGQIAAQQQLQTVYEDMYEGHDLKMTVAKGSDSLRHNPWTSDFDRMTKEQRKAWDDAYRPKNDAFHDAKLTGRELAEWKGQRYLRDYMGTVAAVDEGVGKILDYLEENNLTENTIIVYTTDQGFYLGEKGFFDKRFMYEESLAMPLLMQYPPSIEKGTTIEALTQNLDFAPTFLDFAGAEIPGSMQGKSLKPLLTNNSNTGEFRDAVYYHYYDFPAFHMVKRHYGVRTERYKLIHFYDDIDTWELYDLKKDPQEENNLYGDPEYAEIQKNLHDELEELQRKYEVTEKEFQTTPKEKVDQAYRNFARLAGENPETYPKEKSIEVD from the coding sequence ATGGATAAAATTTCAATTCCTTCCATCTTATTAGGTCTTATATTACTGATTTTTCCAACCATCATAAGTTGTGGAAATAAAAAAGAAGAAGATTCAGAGAAAATAGATAAACCTCAAAAGCCTAATATCGTTTTTATAATGAGCGATGATCATGCGGCACAGGCCATAAGCGCCTACGGTCATCCCGTAAGCCAACTGGCACCAACTCCAAATATTGACCGTATAGCAAATAATGGTGCTAAATTCCTGAATAATTTTTGTACCAATTCAATTTGCGGACCTAGCAGGGCTGTAATTCTAACTGGGAAATTCAGCCATATAAACGGTTTTAGAATGAACGGGGAGATTTTTGATGGCTCCCAGCCCACCTTACCTAAATTTCTTAAGAAAGCCGGATACCAAACTGCCATCGTTGGGAAATGGCATCTTCATGGCAGGCCACAGGGATTTGATTACTGGAATATTTTAAATGATCAGGGAAATTATTACAACCCGGAATTCATTCATCAAAATGATACCACCATCGTAAATGGATATGCCACAGATATCATTACTGATATGGGAATAGACTGGATGGAAACTAAAAGAAAGAAAGATGAACCATTTTTTCTAATGGTACATCATAAAGCACCTCATAGAAACTGGATGCCTCCAATTAAGCATATTAATACCTATGATTCGACTACCTTTCCGCTACCCGAGACCTACTTTTCTAAACATGAGGGTCAAATAGCAGCACAGCAGCAACTGCAAACTGTATATGAAGACATGTATGAGGGTCATGATCTTAAAATGACCGTAGCTAAAGGAAGTGATTCCTTAAGACATAATCCCTGGACCTCAGATTTCGACAGGATGACCAAAGAGCAAAGAAAAGCCTGGGATGATGCTTACAGGCCTAAGAATGATGCCTTTCACGATGCAAAACTTACAGGCCGGGAACTTGCTGAATGGAAAGGACAGAGGTACCTGAGAGATTATATGGGTACCGTTGCTGCAGTGGATGAAGGAGTTGGTAAAATCCTTGATTATCTTGAAGAAAACAATCTAACTGAAAATACCATTATAGTATATACTACAGACCAGGGCTTCTATCTAGGTGAAAAAGGATTTTTTGACAAACGTTTCATGTATGAAGAATCACTCGCCATGCCTTTATTAATGCAGTATCCACCATCTATTGAAAAAGGAACTACCATTGAGGCACTCACCCAAAACCTGGATTTTGCACCAACATTCCTGGATTTTGCAGGAGCTGAAATCCCAGGATCCATGCAAGGAAAATCACTAAAACCATTGTTAACAAATAATAGTAATACAGGGGAATTCAGAGATGCAGTTTATTATCACTATTACGATTTCCCAGCATTTCATATGGTAAAAAGGCATTATGGCGTAAGAACTGAAAGATACAAGCTCATACATTTCTATGACGATATCGATACCTGGGAACTTTATGATCTAAAGAAAGATCCTCAGGAAGAAAATAATCTCTATGGTGATCCTGAATATGCTGAAATTCAAAAAAATCTTCATGATGAGCTAGAAGAACTACAAAGGAAATATGAAGTTACCGAAAAGGAATTTCAAACGACTCCAAAGGAAAAAGTTGATCAGGCCTACAGAAATTTTGCACGCTTAGCCGGAGAAAATCCGGAAACTTATCCCAAGGAAAAATCTATAGAGGTCGATTAA
- a CDS encoding putative DNA modification/repair radical SAM protein: protein MDFDRIKEKLNILADAAKYDVSCSSSGSKRKNTNKGLGDSSGMGICHSYTQDGRCVSLLKILLTNHCIFDCAYCVTRKSNDIKRAAFKVQEVVDLTISFYRRNYIEGLFLSSGIFKSPDHTMERLIQVAKKLRLEENFNGYIHLKSIPGASDELMREAGLYADRLSVNIEIPTKSGLKLLAPDKKHEDFMKPMKKVKNEILQYKEESRLIKSTPKYAPAGQSTQMIVGATGESDRDIMYSSAFFYKNYNMKRVYYSGYVPISNDPRLPAIGSQVPMLRENRLYQTDWLMRFYGFDVRELLNDDFLHLDMDIDPKLSWALRNRHLFPVDINRIDKQLLLRVPGIGLKSANKIIQARKYRKLNWEHLQKIGIAANRAKYFITCDSREKELKDHSSERLKQIILKNSNSKYSKDLSPQLSLF from the coding sequence ATGGATTTCGACCGAATCAAAGAAAAGCTCAACATACTTGCAGATGCTGCTAAGTATGATGTTTCTTGCTCAAGTAGCGGAAGCAAAAGAAAGAACACCAATAAGGGTCTTGGAGATTCTTCGGGGATGGGAATATGCCATTCTTATACCCAGGATGGCCGCTGCGTATCCCTGCTTAAGATCCTTCTTACCAATCACTGCATATTCGATTGTGCCTATTGCGTAACCAGGAAAAGTAATGATATTAAGAGAGCGGCATTTAAAGTACAGGAAGTCGTAGATCTCACCATAAGCTTCTATCGCCGTAATTATATAGAAGGACTTTTTCTTAGTTCCGGAATTTTTAAAAGCCCCGATCATACGATGGAGCGCTTGATACAGGTTGCCAAAAAACTTCGGTTAGAGGAAAATTTCAACGGTTATATTCATCTTAAAAGTATTCCCGGTGCCAGCGACGAATTAATGCGCGAAGCCGGACTCTACGCAGACCGTTTGAGCGTAAATATCGAAATACCTACAAAATCAGGATTGAAGCTTCTTGCTCCAGATAAGAAACATGAAGATTTCATGAAACCTATGAAAAAGGTTAAGAATGAGATCCTTCAGTATAAAGAAGAATCCCGATTAATAAAAAGCACACCGAAATATGCGCCTGCAGGACAAAGCACACAAATGATAGTGGGAGCCACTGGAGAAAGCGATAGGGATATCATGTATTCTTCAGCATTCTTTTATAAGAATTACAATATGAAGAGGGTGTATTATTCAGGTTATGTACCTATTAGTAACGACCCAAGGCTTCCTGCCATTGGTTCACAGGTTCCAATGCTAAGAGAAAACAGGCTTTACCAAACCGACTGGTTAATGCGCTTCTACGGGTTTGATGTAAGAGAACTTTTAAATGATGATTTTCTTCACCTGGATATGGATATAGATCCCAAACTTAGCTGGGCATTGCGAAACCGCCATCTCTTTCCAGTAGACATCAATCGTATTGATAAACAACTTTTGCTTAGAGTCCCTGGAATAGGCCTAAAGTCTGCTAATAAGATTATTCAGGCCAGGAAATACAGAAAACTTAACTGGGAACATCTTCAAAAAATAGGTATAGCAGCCAACCGGGCAAAATATTTCATAACCTGTGATTCAAGAGAGAAAGAATTAAAAGATCATTCCAGTGAAAGATTAAAACAGATCATTCTAAAAAATTCAAATAGTAAATACTCCAAAGATTTAAGTCCGCAATTAAGTTTATTCTAA
- a CDS encoding TIGR03915 family putative DNA repair protein: MADIVLKYDGSFMGFLTCIFTAYEQKLKIVEIVPAGEDQIQLFSEPLDIITDEQKALRVLKALKSKVSKTGMIRIKWSFLSEAPGIEMKLYDMICNIFSNKKKVDTDYSHPSVLYITDIAKQVGREKHRMEAFVRFRLTKDDIYFAIIEPDFNVLPIIIKHFKSRYADQKWLIYDIKRKFGAYYDLHNTEYVSMELPEDIGISGGNLEYFDTGEIYFQKLWKEYFDSTNIKSRVNMRLHVQHVPKRYWKYLSEKSAFT; this comes from the coding sequence ATGGCCGATATAGTTTTAAAATATGATGGTAGTTTTATGGGGTTTCTTACCTGCATCTTCACTGCTTATGAGCAGAAGCTGAAAATAGTAGAAATAGTGCCTGCTGGAGAAGATCAAATTCAATTATTTAGCGAACCTCTCGATATTATTACGGATGAGCAAAAAGCCTTGCGAGTTTTAAAAGCCTTAAAATCTAAGGTCAGCAAGACTGGCATGATCAGGATAAAATGGTCATTTCTCAGCGAAGCACCTGGAATAGAAATGAAATTATATGACATGATCTGTAATATCTTTTCGAACAAGAAAAAGGTTGATACAGATTATTCACATCCTTCAGTTTTATACATCACCGATATTGCAAAGCAGGTAGGCAGAGAAAAACATAGAATGGAAGCCTTTGTAAGGTTCAGGCTAACAAAAGACGATATCTATTTTGCTATCATTGAGCCAGATTTCAATGTTCTGCCTATCATTATTAAACATTTCAAAAGCAGATACGCAGATCAGAAATGGCTTATCTATGATATAAAGCGAAAATTTGGAGCATATTACGACCTACATAATACCGAATATGTGTCTATGGAGCTACCTGAAGATATAGGTATTTCTGGCGGAAATCTGGAATATTTTGATACGGGTGAAATTTATTTTCAGAAATTATGGAAGGAATATTTTGATTCCACAAACATCAAAAGCCGAGTAAACATGCGGCTTCATGTACAACATGTACCCAAACGATATTGGAAATATTTAAGTGAAAAGAGTGCTTTTACATAA
- a CDS encoding polyprenyl synthetase family protein: MKVISQIKLPVQKEMELFEKKFFESMSSKVALLNRITHYIVNRKGKQMRPMFVFLVAKMVSDGSVNERTYRGASVIELIHTATLVHDDVVDDSNRRRGFFSINALWKNKIAVLVGDYLLSKGLLLSIDNNDFDLLKIISVAVKEMSEGELLQIEKARRLDITEAVYYDIIRQKTATLIAACCSLGAASVKPDSDEIAKMRRFGELIGMAFQIKDDLFDYGTEKIGKPTGIDIKEQKMTLPLIYTLNKVSKKDRDWVINSVKNHNKDRGKVKEVIEFVRNNGGLDYAVKRMKEFQKEALLILEDYPRSEYRDSLELMVNYVIERKK; the protein is encoded by the coding sequence ATGAAGGTTATTTCCCAAATAAAACTTCCCGTGCAGAAGGAGATGGAACTTTTTGAGAAAAAGTTCTTCGAATCCATGTCTTCCAAAGTTGCGCTTCTTAATAGAATTACTCATTATATAGTTAACCGCAAGGGTAAGCAAATGCGCCCTATGTTCGTATTTCTTGTGGCCAAAATGGTTTCAGATGGAAGTGTAAATGAAAGGACATATCGCGGTGCGTCGGTAATTGAGCTTATTCACACTGCAACTCTAGTGCATGACGATGTTGTGGATGATTCTAACCGTAGAAGAGGTTTCTTCAGTATTAACGCTTTATGGAAAAATAAGATCGCAGTACTGGTGGGAGATTATCTCCTTTCTAAGGGACTTTTATTGTCTATAGATAATAATGATTTTGATCTTTTAAAGATCATATCGGTTGCGGTTAAAGAAATGAGTGAAGGCGAATTGCTTCAGATCGAAAAAGCTCGAAGGCTGGATATAACCGAAGCAGTTTACTATGATATAATTCGTCAAAAAACTGCTACCCTTATCGCAGCTTGTTGCAGTCTGGGAGCGGCTTCTGTAAAGCCCGATAGTGATGAGATCGCTAAAATGAGAAGGTTTGGTGAGCTTATCGGGATGGCTTTTCAGATCAAAGATGACCTATTTGATTACGGAACTGAAAAGATTGGTAAGCCTACCGGAATAGATATTAAAGAGCAGAAAATGACACTGCCGTTGATCTATACCTTGAATAAGGTTTCTAAGAAGGATAGGGACTGGGTGATAAATTCAGTAAAGAATCATAACAAAGACAGGGGCAAGGTAAAAGAAGTTATTGAATTTGTGCGCAATAATGGGGGGCTTGATTACGCGGTAAAACGTATGAAGGAATTCCAGAAGGAAGCCTTGCTGATCCTCGAAGATTATCCCAGGTCTGAATATCGGGATAGTCTGGAGCTCATGGTAAATTATGTTATTGAGCGTAAAAAATAA